A single genomic interval of Peribacillus sp. FSL H8-0477 harbors:
- a CDS encoding long-chain-fatty-acid--CoA ligase, translating to MMGKKPWLDMYPADIPAVLEYEDKPLQSFLKEIALKFPNKVSTHFMGKEMTFKEIYESALKFAAYLKQIGLEKGDRVAILLPNTPQCVVSYFGILMAGGTVVPTNPLYTERELEYQMKDSGTKIIITMDILFPRVTAITPRTEIKHIIVTAIKDALPFPKNLVYPFIQKKEYGMVVKVAHEGNHHLYTEIMKNPVPEEMNIPVNTNEDLALIQYTGGTTGHPKGVMLTHKNLLANAKMCEAWLYQTKPGQERVMALLPFFHVYGMTTVLVLSIMQGNTMIIVPKFNVEDTLKTIQKQRPTMFPGAPTIYIGLLNHPDIKKYDLSSINACISGSAALPVEVQEQFERITGGKLVEGYGLSETSPVTHANLIWDEPRVKGSIGLPWPDTEAAILSLETGEPVEPSEIGEIAIKGPQVMQGYWNRPEETAATFKNGWLLTGDLGYMDEKGYFYIVDRKKDIIIAGGYNIYPREIEEVLYEHEAVQELVVAGIPDPYRGETVKAYIVLKEGASATEQELNQFARKHLAAYKVPRVYEFRNELPKTAVGKILRRSLVDEEVKKLAETDLKNA from the coding sequence CTGATGGGTAAAAAGCCATGGTTGGATATGTATCCAGCCGATATACCAGCTGTATTGGAATATGAAGATAAACCTTTGCAATCATTTTTAAAGGAAATTGCACTTAAATTTCCTAATAAAGTTTCCACACACTTTATGGGAAAAGAGATGACGTTTAAGGAAATCTACGAATCTGCATTGAAGTTTGCTGCCTATTTAAAACAAATCGGCCTTGAAAAAGGGGACCGAGTGGCTATTCTGCTTCCTAATACGCCCCAATGTGTAGTCAGCTATTTCGGGATATTAATGGCCGGAGGCACCGTGGTCCCAACGAATCCGCTGTACACTGAGCGTGAGCTGGAATACCAAATGAAGGATTCAGGAACCAAAATTATTATTACAATGGATATTTTATTTCCACGTGTTACGGCTATTACCCCAAGGACAGAAATTAAACATATAATTGTAACCGCTATCAAAGATGCCCTGCCATTCCCTAAGAATCTTGTGTACCCTTTTATTCAGAAAAAGGAATATGGAATGGTCGTTAAGGTTGCCCATGAAGGGAATCATCATTTGTATACTGAGATTATGAAAAACCCGGTCCCTGAAGAAATGAACATACCAGTAAACACCAATGAAGACCTTGCGCTGATTCAATATACTGGGGGCACTACGGGACATCCAAAGGGTGTCATGCTTACCCATAAGAACTTACTTGCTAATGCTAAAATGTGTGAAGCATGGCTCTATCAAACAAAGCCAGGCCAAGAACGGGTAATGGCTTTGCTGCCTTTCTTCCATGTTTACGGGATGACCACAGTTTTAGTGCTTTCTATTATGCAGGGAAATACCATGATTATCGTACCTAAATTTAATGTCGAGGATACATTAAAAACCATTCAGAAACAGCGTCCCACCATGTTTCCTGGTGCGCCGACCATTTATATCGGCTTGTTGAATCATCCTGACATTAAGAAATATGATCTATCTTCCATAAATGCCTGCATTAGTGGTTCAGCTGCTCTGCCGGTTGAGGTTCAAGAACAATTTGAACGGATCACGGGTGGTAAATTAGTTGAAGGGTATGGTTTGTCAGAAACGTCACCCGTTACGCATGCCAATTTAATTTGGGATGAACCCCGTGTTAAGGGAAGCATTGGTCTGCCATGGCCTGATACAGAAGCTGCTATTTTATCTCTGGAAACGGGTGAGCCGGTGGAACCATCAGAAATCGGAGAGATTGCCATTAAAGGACCGCAGGTTATGCAAGGTTACTGGAATCGTCCAGAAGAAACAGCTGCGACTTTTAAAAACGGGTGGCTGTTAACTGGAGATTTAGGGTATATGGATGAAAAGGGCTACTTCTATATTGTTGATCGGAAAAAGGATATCATCATAGCTGGCGGATATAACATCTATCCACGCGAGATTGAAGAAGTTCTCTATGAACACGAAGCCGTGCAAGAGCTTGTTGTAGCAGGAATACCAGATCCTTATCGTGGAGAAACCGTGAAAGCGTATATTGTTTTGAAAGAAGGAGCAAGTGCAACAGAGCAAGAATTGAATCAATTCGCTAGAAAACATCTGGCGGCATACAAAGTACCAAGAGTCTATGAGTTCCGTAATGAATTACCTAAAACAGCCGTTGGTAAGATCCTGAGAAGGTCATTGGTTGATGAAGAAGTAAAGAAGCTAGCAGAAACAGATTTAAAAAACGCATAA
- a CDS encoding CvpA family protein, with translation MLDLAILAILLIGFLIGLRRGFILQLIHLTGFIVAFIAAYVYYGDLAPRLKLWIPYPSLGNLSGLEMIPDSVGLDTAYYNAIAFAIIFFGAKIIWQLFGSMLDFIAHLPILKQLNRWGGGILGFAEVYLIMFILLYIAVLLPIEAVQTPINQSFLSEAIITKTPYFSNLVKELWF, from the coding sequence ATGCTTGATTTGGCAATTTTAGCTATTCTTTTGATCGGCTTTTTAATTGGTTTAAGACGTGGGTTTATTCTGCAGCTGATCCATTTAACAGGATTTATTGTTGCCTTTATTGCTGCCTATGTATATTATGGCGACCTTGCACCAAGGTTAAAGTTATGGATTCCATATCCATCACTTGGAAATCTGTCTGGTTTAGAAATGATACCTGACAGCGTTGGACTGGACACTGCTTATTATAATGCCATTGCTTTTGCTATTATTTTCTTCGGTGCTAAAATTATTTGGCAGCTGTTTGGTTCAATGCTCGATTTTATCGCACATTTGCCTATCCTAAAGCAATTGAACAGGTGGGGCGGCGGTATTTTAGGTTTTGCCGAAGTTTATCTTATCATGTTTATTCTATTATACATAGCTGTTTTACTGCCAATAGAAGCAGTACAGACACCAATCAACCAGTCTTTCCTTTCCGAGGCAATCATCACGAAAACGCCTTACTTCTCGAATTTGGTGAAGGAACTTTGGTTTTAA
- the rnhC gene encoding ribonuclease HIII gives MSHVVILLSSDQISNVKRYYSTQLIEKLPPGSLFAAQLQSCTITAYKSGKVLFQGEQAAAEASRWGTAAPSESLPSIKQHRFSPPPHIGSMSIIGSDEVGTGDFFGPITVVAVYADREHLTLLKEIGVKDSKHLKDPQILEIGEQLKELVPYSLLVCTNPKYNALQAQGMSQGKMKALLHNQAIKHVIKKIEPVQTEGILIDQFAQPDVFFNYLKGQEVFTSKSVYLSTKAEGIHLGVAAASILARYAFVKHFDILSERAGFKIPKGAGPAVDQAAARLIHEKGIEALNIFTKVHFANTEKAKVIYRNTYQ, from the coding sequence ATGTCCCATGTCGTTATCCTTCTCTCATCCGACCAAATTTCGAATGTCAAACGCTATTATTCTACTCAGTTGATAGAGAAATTACCCCCTGGCAGCCTGTTTGCTGCCCAGTTGCAGTCCTGCACGATTACAGCTTACAAGTCTGGAAAAGTATTATTTCAAGGTGAGCAGGCGGCGGCAGAAGCGAGCAGATGGGGAACAGCTGCCCCTTCAGAATCTTTGCCTTCTATCAAACAACACCGCTTCTCACCTCCCCCGCATATTGGCAGTATGTCGATAATAGGCTCCGATGAAGTCGGTACAGGCGACTTCTTTGGCCCCATTACCGTTGTTGCGGTATATGCAGATCGGGAGCATTTAACGTTGTTAAAGGAGATTGGCGTAAAGGATTCCAAACATTTAAAAGACCCGCAAATCCTTGAAATTGGCGAGCAGTTGAAAGAACTAGTACCCTATAGCTTGCTCGTTTGTACTAATCCAAAATACAATGCACTGCAAGCGCAAGGTATGTCACAAGGAAAGATGAAAGCACTGCTTCATAATCAAGCTATTAAACATGTGATCAAAAAAATAGAACCCGTTCAAACTGAAGGCATTCTAATCGATCAATTTGCTCAGCCGGACGTATTCTTTAATTACTTAAAGGGACAAGAAGTATTTACGTCCAAATCCGTTTATTTAAGTACTAAGGCTGAAGGCATTCATCTTGGAGTGGCTGCTGCTTCCATATTAGCCCGCTATGCATTCGTCAAGCATTTCGACATCTTAAGTGAACGTGCTGGGTTCAAGATTCCAAAAGGGGCAGGCCCAGCCGTGGATCAAGCTGCAGCCAGGCTCATTCATGAAAAAGGAATCGAAGCCCTCAACATCTTCACTAAAGTCCATTTTGCCAATACAGAAAAAGCTAAGGTAATCTACCGAAATACCTATCAATAA
- a CDS encoding DUF350 domain-containing protein has translation MEKIWGNEYVFIAAYYSVVILCIVVFLAIFELVTKYKNWQEIKNGNLSVAMATGGKIFGISNIFHQSILHNDSLLTMIGWGVYGFALLLIGYFIFEFLTPAFKIDDEIQADNRAVGLIAMIISIGLSYVIGAGIS, from the coding sequence ATGGAGAAAATCTGGGGAAATGAATATGTGTTCATCGCTGCCTATTATAGTGTTGTAATTTTATGTATCGTGGTCTTTTTAGCGATTTTTGAATTGGTGACAAAATATAAAAATTGGCAAGAGATAAAGAACGGAAACCTTTCTGTAGCGATGGCGACTGGTGGTAAGATTTTTGGTATTTCTAATATTTTTCACCAATCAATTCTTCACAATGATTCACTGCTGACTATGATTGGCTGGGGTGTCTATGGATTTGCTCTGCTTCTCATTGGGTACTTTATCTTTGAATTTTTAACGCCTGCATTTAAAATAGACGATGAAATTCAAGCGGATAATCGAGCGGTTGGACTAATTGCGATGATTATTTCAATTGGTTTATCCTATGTCATTGGTGCCGGAATCTCGTAA
- the zapA gene encoding cell division protein ZapA produces the protein MLDDKKRKITVDIYGQQYTIVGEESSSHIRVVASMVDDKMREISAVNPSLDTAKLAVLTAVNTVHDYMKLKEQITQLELELLKKRD, from the coding sequence TTGTTAGACGATAAAAAAAGAAAAATAACAGTTGATATATATGGCCAGCAATATACAATCGTCGGGGAAGAAAGTTCAAGTCACATTCGTGTTGTTGCATCCATGGTCGATGATAAGATGCGCGAAATTAGTGCCGTGAATCCTTCGCTGGATACAGCTAAGCTTGCAGTATTGACAGCCGTTAATACCGTGCACGATTATATGAAATTAAAGGAACAAATTACCCAGCTAGAACTGGAATTACTGAAAAAAAGGGACTGA
- the polX gene encoding DNA polymerase/3'-5' exonuclease PolX has protein sequence MTINKKDIIKLLETIAVYMELKGENPFKVSAFRKAAAALETDDRSLTEIEDFTALNGIGKGTAAVIVEYIEHNKSTVLEELQEEVPKGLIPLLQLQGLGGKKIAKLHKELAVCDVEDLKRVCEEGRVRDLAGFGKKTEEKILDAIKDAGSRPDRLPLAFMLPIASDIEASLGNMDGIIRYSRAGSIRRMRETIKDLDFILSTDNPEQVKDQLLSLPGIKSVIAAGDTKVSINLDYKYEVSVDFRMVKDHEFITTLHHFTGSKDHNVRMRQLAKERGEKISEYGVEQAETGEIKTFDSEDEFYHHFGLPFIPPELREDGTEVDKYTDDSPLITLEGIQGDLHMHTTWSDGAHTIDEMIQACRAKGYKYMAITDHSQYLKVANGLTAERLREQKKIIHDLNEKYDDITILSGIEMDILPDGTLDYDDELLAEMDLVIASIHSSFSQSRDKIMDRLKTALNSPHVDIIAHPTGRLIGKRSGYEVDMDMLIELAASTNTALELNANPNRLDLSPANVRKAQDAGVKIVINTDAHSIDMLEHMAVGVSSAIKGWLKQSTVLNAGTTEELLTFLKK, from the coding sequence ATGACAATTAATAAGAAAGATATAATTAAACTGTTAGAAACCATTGCTGTTTATATGGAATTGAAAGGTGAAAATCCTTTTAAGGTATCTGCTTTTAGAAAAGCTGCTGCTGCTTTGGAAACAGATGATAGAAGCCTTACCGAAATTGAGGATTTCACAGCGCTAAACGGAATAGGTAAAGGAACTGCTGCTGTTATTGTTGAATATATCGAACATAATAAATCAACAGTTTTAGAAGAGCTGCAGGAAGAAGTGCCTAAAGGCTTAATCCCATTATTACAGCTTCAAGGTCTCGGCGGCAAAAAAATTGCTAAGCTTCATAAAGAGCTTGCTGTCTGTGACGTGGAAGACTTAAAACGTGTTTGCGAAGAAGGCCGGGTTCGTGATTTAGCGGGATTTGGTAAAAAAACAGAAGAAAAAATCCTTGATGCGATTAAAGATGCAGGCTCACGTCCTGATCGGCTTCCTCTCGCTTTCATGCTTCCTATTGCTTCTGATATTGAGGCGTCGCTTGGAAATATGGATGGGATCATTAGGTATTCGAGAGCAGGAAGTATCCGCAGAATGAGAGAAACAATCAAGGACCTTGATTTTATTCTGTCAACGGACAATCCAGAACAAGTCAAAGATCAATTGTTATCCTTACCAGGGATAAAATCGGTCATTGCTGCAGGAGATACAAAGGTTTCAATCAATTTAGATTATAAATATGAGGTATCTGTAGATTTTCGCATGGTAAAAGACCATGAATTTATTACCACACTGCATCATTTCACAGGTTCGAAGGATCATAATGTACGGATGCGTCAACTGGCCAAGGAACGTGGCGAGAAGATTAGTGAATACGGTGTCGAGCAGGCAGAGACTGGAGAAATAAAGACCTTTGATAGTGAAGACGAGTTTTATCATCATTTTGGATTACCGTTTATTCCGCCAGAACTCCGTGAAGACGGAACAGAGGTAGACAAATATACGGATGATTCTCCGCTCATCACTTTGGAAGGAATTCAAGGGGATCTGCACATGCACACGACCTGGAGCGACGGAGCACATACAATTGATGAAATGATTCAAGCCTGCCGAGCTAAAGGGTATAAATATATGGCGATAACCGATCACTCCCAATACCTTAAGGTAGCGAATGGACTAACAGCTGAAAGACTGCGGGAACAAAAGAAAATCATTCATGATTTAAATGAGAAATATGATGATATCACCATTCTTTCAGGAATCGAAATGGACATTCTGCCGGATGGTACATTAGATTATGATGATGAGCTTTTGGCTGAAATGGACCTTGTGATTGCCTCGATTCACTCAAGCTTTTCACAATCCCGTGACAAAATTATGGACCGATTAAAGACAGCTTTAAATAGTCCACATGTGGATATTATAGCCCACCCAACGGGAAGACTGATTGGAAAACGTTCAGGTTATGAAGTAGATATGGACATGCTGATTGAACTGGCCGCTTCTACGAATACAGCATTAGAATTAAATGCAAATCCAAACCGCTTAGATTTATCTCCAGCTAATGTTCGTAAAGCACAGGATGCAGGAGTGAAAATCGTAATTAATACAGATGCTCACAGTATTGATATGCTCGAACATATGGCTGTTGGTGTATCGTCAGCAATCAAAGGGTGGCTGAAGCAGTCTACCGTACTTAATGCCGGCACAACTGAAGAATTACTTACTTTTTTAAAGAAATAA
- a CDS encoding DUF2750 domain-containing protein, translated as MNKREFEAVIKQPPYIRYEYFIKKVIDYEEVWALYNDGWVTAQDEKGNTLIPFFPKEEFAESCTKSEWIDFKAKLINLDVLLINGLVE; from the coding sequence ATGAATAAAAGAGAGTTTGAAGCAGTAATTAAACAACCACCGTATATAAGATACGAGTATTTCATAAAAAAAGTTATAGATTATGAAGAGGTTTGGGCTTTGTATAATGATGGATGGGTAACAGCACAAGATGAGAAAGGTAATACTCTGATTCCATTCTTTCCTAAAGAGGAATTTGCAGAATCCTGTACTAAAAGTGAATGGATAGATTTTAAAGCTAAATTAATTAACCTGGATGTTTTATTGATAAATGGCTTAGTAGAATGA
- a CDS encoding endonuclease MutS2: MHSKVLKTLEFDKIKEQLLTYASSSIGKERALLLAPSTDLAEVIKWHDETDEGANVLRLKGNIPLGGIFDIRGPAKRAQIGGVLSPHELMEVASTIRAGRILSRFFQDVAEDDHEIPLILEYMETLNPHQELQETIGFAIGEHGEVLDSASDKLRTLRNQLRTNESRVREKLESMIRSSNAQKMLSDALVTIRNDRFVIPVKQEYRSVYGGIIHDQSSSGQTLFIEPQVIVELNNVLQETRMKEHVEVERILIELSAAVGEHTHELLQNVKILAQIDFIFAKARYSKAIRGSKPKINDEGRVRLFKAKHPLIPADVVVANDIFLGDTFSTIVITGPNTGGKTVTLKTIGLCTLMGQSGLQIPALDGSEIAVFKDVFADIGDEQSIEQSLSTFSSHMVNIVEILKHVDHESLALFDELGAGTDPQEGAALAISILDEVHKRGARVIATTHYPELKAYGYDRDGVVNASVEFDVESLSPTYKLLIGVPGRSNAFEISKRLGLNDSVIQNARSHIGEDTNKVEKMIASLESSRRQAEIDQEEAEIYLKNAEKLQRELEEEFQHYQDDKDAMMEKAARKAADLVEKARAEAEDIISELRKMRFENANIKEHELINARKRLDEAAPVIKKAKAKAKQPLKQELKPGDEVKVISFNQKGHLIEKVSSNEWQVQIGIMKMKVAETDLQFTQTQKQKEPKPMATIKGRDYHVSLELDLRGERFESAISRVEKYIDDALLASYPRVSIIHGKGTGALRQGVQEYLKNHRSVKRARFGEAGEGGTGVTIVEFK, translated from the coding sequence ATGCATTCGAAAGTTTTGAAAACATTGGAATTCGACAAAATTAAAGAACAACTGTTAACCTATGCTTCTTCAAGCATTGGGAAGGAACGTGCTTTACTATTAGCTCCGTCCACGGATCTTGCTGAGGTAATTAAATGGCATGACGAAACAGATGAAGGAGCAAATGTGCTCCGATTAAAAGGAAATATTCCACTTGGGGGTATTTTTGATATAAGGGGACCAGCCAAACGTGCTCAAATAGGCGGTGTGCTTAGTCCACATGAACTGATGGAAGTAGCCAGCACGATCCGCGCTGGACGGATTCTTTCTCGATTCTTTCAAGATGTGGCAGAGGATGATCATGAAATTCCACTGATTTTGGAATATATGGAGACACTAAACCCTCATCAGGAACTGCAAGAAACAATCGGTTTTGCGATTGGAGAACATGGGGAAGTCCTTGATTCTGCAAGTGATAAGCTGCGGACACTGCGTAATCAGCTAAGGACCAATGAAAGCCGAGTCCGTGAAAAGTTAGAAAGCATGATTCGTTCTTCTAATGCACAAAAAATGCTTTCAGATGCTCTGGTCACGATTCGTAATGATCGCTTTGTTATTCCTGTTAAGCAGGAATACCGTAGTGTGTATGGCGGGATTATTCATGATCAATCTTCATCAGGTCAGACATTATTTATTGAACCTCAAGTGATTGTGGAGTTAAATAATGTCCTACAGGAAACCCGTATGAAGGAACATGTCGAAGTAGAACGAATTTTGATTGAACTATCGGCTGCGGTTGGAGAACATACGCACGAATTATTGCAGAATGTAAAGATTCTCGCTCAAATCGACTTTATTTTTGCTAAGGCTCGGTACTCAAAAGCAATCCGCGGCTCTAAGCCGAAAATAAATGATGAAGGCAGAGTCCGTCTATTTAAGGCAAAGCATCCGTTAATACCTGCAGATGTTGTTGTCGCGAATGATATTTTTCTCGGAGATACATTTTCGACCATTGTCATTACCGGACCGAATACAGGCGGTAAAACCGTTACACTTAAAACGATTGGCCTTTGTACATTAATGGGGCAATCGGGTCTGCAGATTCCAGCACTTGATGGTTCAGAAATTGCTGTTTTCAAAGATGTATTTGCAGATATTGGCGATGAACAGTCGATTGAACAAAGTCTGAGTACCTTCTCTTCTCATATGGTCAATATTGTTGAAATCCTGAAACATGTGGATCATGAGAGTCTCGCATTGTTTGATGAGCTTGGAGCAGGAACGGATCCGCAGGAAGGTGCGGCACTAGCCATCTCCATTCTCGACGAAGTGCATAAACGAGGTGCACGGGTTATTGCCACCACCCATTACCCTGAGTTGAAGGCGTATGGCTATGATAGAGACGGTGTGGTTAATGCGAGCGTTGAGTTTGATGTTGAATCACTAAGCCCCACCTATAAGTTATTAATTGGTGTTCCTGGACGAAGTAATGCATTTGAAATCTCCAAACGATTGGGTCTGAATGACTCAGTCATCCAAAATGCCCGCAGCCATATTGGTGAAGATACAAATAAGGTTGAAAAGATGATTGCCTCACTTGAAAGCAGTCGCCGCCAAGCGGAAATTGATCAAGAAGAAGCAGAAATCTACCTAAAGAATGCTGAAAAGCTGCAGCGGGAATTGGAAGAGGAATTCCAACACTATCAAGATGATAAAGATGCCATGATGGAAAAGGCTGCGCGTAAAGCGGCTGACTTAGTGGAGAAAGCTCGTGCGGAAGCGGAAGATATTATCTCAGAGTTAAGGAAAATGCGCTTTGAGAATGCGAATATAAAAGAACATGAACTAATAAATGCTCGTAAACGTCTCGATGAAGCGGCACCTGTTATTAAGAAAGCTAAAGCAAAAGCGAAGCAGCCTTTAAAACAAGAGTTAAAGCCAGGTGATGAAGTGAAGGTCATTAGCTTTAATCAAAAAGGACATCTAATTGAAAAGGTTTCGTCAAATGAGTGGCAAGTTCAAATTGGCATCATGAAAATGAAGGTAGCTGAAACAGATCTCCAGTTTACTCAGACACAAAAACAAAAAGAACCTAAGCCGATGGCGACAATCAAAGGCAGAGACTATCATGTCAGCCTTGAACTTGATTTACGAGGCGAGCGCTTTGAAAGTGCCATTTCACGTGTGGAAAAATATATTGATGATGCCTTATTGGCAAGCTATCCAAGGGTTTCAATTATCCATGGAAAGGGAACCGGAGCACTTCGTCAAGGTGTACAGGAATATTTGAAAAACCATCGTTCTGTAAAACGAGCCCGTTTTGGTGAAGCTGGAGAAGGCGGCACGGGTGTTACAATCGTAGAATTTAAATAA
- a CDS encoding enoyl-CoA hydratase, with protein sequence MEFLRHSIENHVAVVTIQRAPANALSSGIIQELSALFDEMKENEDVRVVLIHGDGRFFSAGADIKEFTTIKSGEGFSNLSEDGQKIFEKIETYPKPVIAAIHGAALGGGLELAMSCHIRLVTEQAKLGLPELQLGLVPGFAGTQRLPRFVGPAKAAEMMFTSDPITGIEAAQYGLANHAYPEDELMPSAIKMARKIAKKGPLALKTAIELLNYSKSDNFYKGVEKEAEAFGSIFVSQDAQEGIRAFIEKREPVFKGK encoded by the coding sequence ATGGAATTTTTAAGGCATTCGATTGAAAATCATGTAGCTGTAGTCACCATTCAACGTGCTCCAGCAAACGCTCTTTCTTCAGGCATTATTCAGGAGCTGTCAGCTCTGTTTGATGAAATGAAGGAAAATGAAGATGTCCGTGTAGTCCTTATCCATGGTGATGGCCGATTTTTCTCAGCAGGTGCAGATATTAAGGAATTTACCACGATTAAGAGTGGAGAAGGCTTTTCAAATCTTTCAGAAGATGGTCAGAAGATCTTCGAAAAAATAGAAACGTACCCGAAGCCAGTAATTGCGGCTATTCATGGTGCAGCATTAGGCGGTGGACTTGAATTAGCGATGTCTTGCCATATTCGTCTCGTAACGGAACAAGCAAAACTTGGCTTACCTGAACTTCAGCTCGGTCTTGTACCAGGATTTGCCGGCACACAGCGATTACCTAGATTCGTAGGTCCAGCGAAGGCAGCAGAAATGATGTTTACCTCAGACCCGATTACAGGGATAGAGGCGGCTCAATATGGCCTAGCCAATCATGCATATCCTGAGGATGAGCTGATGCCAAGCGCAATTAAAATGGCTCGAAAAATAGCTAAAAAGGGACCGCTTGCATTAAAAACAGCGATTGAATTATTAAACTATTCAAAATCAGATAATTTTTATAAAGGTGTAGAAAAGGAAGCAGAAGCATTTGGTTCGATTTTTGTTTCCCAGGATGCCCAAGAAGGTATTCGTGCTTTTATCGAAAAAAGAGAACCTGTATTCAAGGGTAAATAA
- a CDS encoding TetR/AcrR family transcriptional regulator codes for MKSNRPKYKQIIDAAVVIIAENGYHQAQVSKIAKQAKVADGTIYLYFKNKEDILISLFQEKMGYFVEQIELEISGKENAQDKLLVLIKKHFQILSDDVHLAVVTQLELRQSNKELRIRINDVLRGYLNLIDSIIIEGKETGAFLPDLSVKLARQMIFGTIDETATTWVMNDQKYSLPKQAEAVHQLLLGGCACKN; via the coding sequence GTGAAAAGCAACAGACCGAAGTACAAACAGATTATTGATGCAGCCGTCGTAATCATTGCAGAAAATGGCTATCATCAAGCTCAAGTTTCCAAAATCGCTAAGCAAGCTAAGGTAGCAGATGGAACCATCTATCTTTATTTTAAAAACAAAGAAGACATTCTGATCTCTTTATTTCAAGAGAAAATGGGTTACTTTGTTGAACAAATCGAGTTAGAAATCAGCGGCAAGGAAAATGCACAGGACAAACTACTTGTCTTGATTAAAAAACACTTTCAAATCTTGTCCGATGATGTTCATCTTGCCGTTGTTACTCAGCTTGAGCTAAGACAATCAAACAAGGAATTACGGATTCGAATCAATGACGTGTTAAGAGGATATTTAAACCTGATTGACAGCATCATTATCGAAGGTAAAGAAACCGGGGCATTTCTTCCTGACTTGAGTGTGAAATTAGCAAGGCAAATGATCTTTGGTACAATCGATGAAACGGCGACAACATGGGTAATGAATGATCAAAAATATTCCTTACCGAAACAAGCTGAAGCGGTTCATCAATTATTACTAGGCGGATGTGCCTGCAAGAATTAA